One genomic segment of Nonomuraea coxensis DSM 45129 includes these proteins:
- a CDS encoding HD domain-containing protein — protein sequence MEIFTSWPSWRQAEGPLRGALPGPTVEALREAVAFAGRCHGVQQRPTGRPYVEHLLEALEIAVCGAGVRERDVLVAAVLHDVLEDTPCTERELARRFGVEITELVRWVTRRPGTSKADYLAALVQAPPQAVLVKLADRASNVQELQRMPWRFQRRYYLETVAYVLPLAGAHPWFAEWYAEWRRLWRRVERWPA from the coding sequence ATGGAGATCTTCACGAGCTGGCCCTCCTGGAGGCAGGCGGAGGGCCCGCTCCGGGGCGCGCTGCCCGGCCCCACGGTGGAGGCGCTGCGCGAGGCGGTGGCGTTCGCGGGCCGGTGCCACGGGGTGCAGCAGCGGCCGACCGGCCGGCCGTACGTGGAGCATCTGCTGGAGGCGCTGGAGATCGCCGTGTGCGGGGCGGGGGTGCGCGAGCGGGACGTGCTGGTCGCCGCCGTGCTGCACGACGTGCTGGAGGACACCCCGTGCACCGAGCGGGAGCTCGCCCGGCGCTTCGGCGTGGAGATCACCGAGCTGGTGCGGTGGGTGACCCGGCGGCCGGGCACGTCCAAGGCCGACTACCTCGCCGCCCTCGTCCAGGCTCCCCCGCAGGCCGTGCTGGTCAAGCTGGCCGACCGGGCGAGCAACGTGCAGGAGCTCCAGCGCATGCCGTGGCGGTTCCAGCGGCGCTACTACCTGGAGACGGTCGCGTACGTGCTGCCGCTGGCCGGCGCCCACCCCTGGTTCGCGGAGTGGTACGCCGAGTGGCGCCGGCTCTGGCGCCGCGTCGAACGCTGGCCCGCCTGA
- a CDS encoding DUF5615 family PIN-like protein → MRLLLDENVPRPLHQVLTSFVLNHDIVHLLDLPGWAGTRDETLYPRAAAEGFHVVLTNDARQMQRPREVAAVAASGLHRVEYPHKHPGLVGMGVAIATVAAGLPSALALLEKSSGPRLITLRGVDPTVASRLRVIDPALNSPKFWPTSS, encoded by the coding sequence ATGAGGCTGCTGCTGGATGAGAACGTCCCCCGTCCGCTGCACCAGGTCCTGACGAGCTTCGTACTGAACCACGACATCGTCCACCTGCTGGATCTTCCCGGCTGGGCGGGCACGCGCGATGAGACCCTGTATCCGCGAGCCGCGGCCGAGGGGTTCCACGTGGTTCTCACCAACGACGCCCGGCAGATGCAGCGACCGCGGGAAGTGGCCGCTGTCGCCGCCTCCGGCCTGCACCGGGTCGAATACCCGCACAAGCACCCTGGGCTGGTCGGAATGGGCGTCGCGATCGCGACGGTCGCCGCGGGCTTACCGAGCGCACTGGCGTTACTGGAAAAATCCAGCGGACCGCGCTTGATCACTTTGCGAGGCGTCGATCCCACGGTGGCGAGCCGGCTGCGGGTGATCGATCCTGCGCTGAACTCACCCAAGTTCTGGCCCACGTCTTCGTAG
- a CDS encoding DUF433 domain-containing protein translates to MSYSPKLAAALSGATLRQLAHWRKASSGRGAVLVPEVSPVRPVLYSFRDLVALRTCVKLRQDASLQKIRRALDTLRDGLQEREHLSAYQLVTDASTIYLVEQGQATDLVHRTANVVIHDMVEVLRPFYRDGRHIPDLLRPREHVTVDPAVRGGMPVIEGTRVPYDEIAALLRDGVPAERIADYYPSVSATAALDAADFADYVDSYEPPREQHEAAAG, encoded by the coding sequence GTGTCCTACAGTCCGAAGCTGGCGGCGGCATTGTCGGGGGCCACACTTCGTCAGCTCGCGCACTGGCGCAAGGCCAGTTCCGGCCGTGGCGCCGTGCTGGTGCCGGAGGTCTCGCCGGTGCGTCCTGTGCTGTACTCGTTCCGCGATCTCGTGGCGTTGCGTACGTGTGTGAAGCTGCGCCAAGACGCGTCCTTGCAGAAGATCCGCCGGGCGCTCGACACGCTCCGCGACGGCCTGCAGGAGCGTGAGCATCTGTCGGCTTACCAGCTGGTGACCGACGCTTCGACGATCTACTTGGTCGAGCAGGGTCAGGCCACCGATCTGGTGCATCGCACGGCCAACGTCGTCATTCATGACATGGTCGAGGTGCTGCGGCCGTTCTACCGGGATGGACGGCACATTCCGGATCTGCTGCGTCCTCGGGAGCACGTCACGGTCGACCCGGCGGTTCGCGGGGGGATGCCGGTGATCGAAGGGACCCGGGTGCCGTACGACGAGATCGCGGCGCTGCTGCGGGATGGCGTCCCGGCTGAGCGGATCGCTGACTACTACCCCAGCGTGTCGGCCACCGCGGCGCTGGACGCCGCCGACTTCGCCGACTACGTCGACAGTTACGAGCCTCCCAGGGAGCAGCATGAGGCTGCTGCTGGATGA
- a CDS encoding nucleoside hydrolase, which translates to MKRVLLDCDPGIDDALALALIAGSRDALDLVGVTTVGGNVDLSLTTANALALREFLDLGDVPVTPGSPGATPRRTVRAAVHGTSGLGDAVLPAPVRGPSPGHAAGFIVDALRSAPGEITLVCVGPLTNLALAVRAEPRIVEWARDLVVMGGSYTGGDRVPAAEFNVLTDPEAAATVFAAGWTVTAVGLDVTLSAVVNTAVLDRMRPLGRLAELLVPGVRSYKEVTDDDGPAIHDACAVAYVLDPSLFTCVPAAVTVETTGLHTRGTTVTDLDPAGRRANALVATALDVPGFWDLVLAAYGRLAARLG; encoded by the coding sequence GTGAAGAGAGTTCTCCTCGACTGCGATCCCGGCATCGACGACGCCCTCGCCCTCGCCCTGATCGCCGGCTCCCGCGACGCCCTCGACCTGGTGGGCGTCACGACGGTGGGCGGCAACGTGGACCTCTCGCTGACCACGGCGAACGCGCTGGCGCTGCGCGAGTTCCTGGACCTCGGGGACGTTCCGGTGACGCCGGGCAGCCCCGGCGCGACGCCCCGGCGCACCGTACGGGCCGCCGTCCACGGCACGAGCGGGCTCGGGGACGCGGTGCTGCCCGCACCCGTACGCGGTCCGTCGCCCGGCCACGCGGCCGGCTTCATCGTGGACGCGCTGCGCTCCGCCCCCGGCGAGATCACGCTGGTGTGCGTGGGCCCCCTGACGAACCTCGCCCTCGCCGTCCGCGCGGAGCCCCGCATCGTGGAGTGGGCCCGCGACCTGGTCGTCATGGGCGGCTCCTACACCGGCGGCGACCGCGTCCCGGCCGCCGAGTTCAACGTGCTCACCGACCCCGAGGCCGCCGCGACCGTCTTCGCGGCCGGCTGGACCGTCACGGCGGTGGGCCTGGACGTGACCCTGTCGGCCGTGGTGAACACCGCCGTGCTCGACCGGATGCGCCCGCTCGGCAGGCTGGCGGAGCTGCTGGTGCCGGGGGTGCGGTCGTACAAGGAGGTGACGGACGACGACGGGCCGGCCATCCATGACGCCTGCGCGGTCGCGTACGTGCTGGACCCGTCGCTGTTCACCTGCGTCCCCGCGGCCGTGACCGTCGAGACGACCGGCCTCCACACCCGCGGCACGACCGTGACGGACCTCGACCCGGCAGGCCGCCGGGCGAACGCCCTGGTAGCGACCGCCCTGGACGTGCCGGGCTTCTGGGACCTCGTGCTCGCCGCGTACGGGAGGCTGGCGGCCCGTCTCGGTTGA
- a CDS encoding OsmC family protein codes for MANVWVERTEDGGFRATNARGAEVRIGGGDDEGAFTPVELLLAAVGGCNIVTVEPLTAQRGHRLVRLAMTVEAQKVEQNRLGPVTITYDVELPSEAADEVFRAVAGRVHDKYCTVSTSLQDGTEVRLELP; via the coding sequence ATGGCTAACGTGTGGGTCGAACGGACCGAGGACGGCGGATTCCGGGCCACCAACGCCCGTGGGGCAGAGGTGCGCATCGGCGGCGGCGACGACGAAGGGGCTTTCACGCCCGTGGAGCTGCTGCTGGCGGCCGTGGGCGGCTGCAACATCGTCACCGTCGAGCCGCTCACCGCCCAGCGCGGGCACCGGCTGGTGCGGCTGGCGATGACGGTGGAGGCACAGAAGGTCGAGCAGAACCGGCTGGGCCCGGTGACGATCACCTACGACGTGGAGCTGCCGTCGGAGGCGGCCGACGAGGTGTTCCGCGCGGTGGCCGGGCGGGTGCACGACAAGTACTGCACGGTGAGCACGTCGCTCCAGGACGGCACGGAGGTTCGGCTGGAGCTGCCCTAG
- a CDS encoding phage holin family protein produces MRFIIRTIAAAVALWVAVQFIPGIDVGAPANSAQYWGVLLLVALIFGVVNAIVKPIVKALGCAVIVLTLGLFLLVINAAMLLLTSWISTQLDIPFHVDNFYPAAFWGAIIVSVVSWLLGLILPDGD; encoded by the coding sequence GTGAGATTCATCATCCGAACCATCGCGGCGGCGGTGGCCCTCTGGGTCGCCGTCCAGTTCATCCCCGGAATCGACGTCGGCGCCCCCGCCAACTCCGCGCAGTACTGGGGCGTCCTGCTGCTCGTGGCGCTCATCTTCGGCGTCGTGAACGCCATCGTCAAACCCATCGTGAAGGCGCTCGGCTGCGCCGTCATCGTCCTGACCCTCGGCCTGTTCCTGCTCGTGATCAACGCGGCCATGCTGCTGCTGACGAGCTGGATCTCCACCCAGCTCGACATCCCCTTCCACGTGGACAACTTCTACCCGGCGGCCTTCTGGGGCGCGATCATCGTCAGCGTCGTGAGCTGGCTGCTCGGGCTGATCCTCCCCGACGGCGACTGA
- a CDS encoding LacI family DNA-binding transcriptional regulator has protein sequence MPRKRATIREVAQATGLSPAAVSYALRGLQVSEETMERVRAAAAELGYEADPIARALASGRSGMIGLLCGSLEDLWQQSLAVGISRGLREKDRYALILDAVGDPARERALAQQLRDQRVDGMIVQPLDPAAGFWRELCESLPVIAIGDSLPGTAGEVVFDNRRGVTLALEHLRDLGHRRIAVLTPTRASTPDRPADVHVTAEAERLGLDIEVSTAPHGMTAATEAARGILLGRKPSAVFCFADSIAYGVYAAAQELGLSIPRDVSVMGYDDHPMSGLLTPGLTTVDWDIDGIVRAAVRLTAAAADGATRRRRVVQSPTLRPRASTALRP, from the coding sequence ATGCCTCGCAAGAGAGCGACGATCCGTGAAGTGGCCCAGGCCACCGGCCTGTCGCCGGCGGCCGTCTCCTACGCGCTGCGCGGCCTTCAGGTCTCGGAGGAGACCATGGAGCGCGTGCGCGCCGCGGCGGCCGAGCTGGGCTACGAGGCCGACCCCATCGCCAGGGCCCTGGCCAGCGGGCGCAGCGGGATGATCGGCCTGCTCTGCGGGTCGCTCGAAGACCTCTGGCAGCAGTCGCTCGCGGTCGGCATCAGCAGAGGGCTGCGGGAGAAGGACCGCTACGCCCTGATCCTCGACGCGGTCGGCGACCCGGCCCGCGAGCGCGCCCTCGCGCAGCAGCTCCGCGACCAGCGCGTCGACGGCATGATCGTGCAGCCGCTCGACCCGGCGGCCGGGTTCTGGCGTGAGCTGTGCGAGTCGCTGCCCGTGATCGCGATCGGCGACTCGCTGCCCGGCACCGCGGGAGAGGTCGTCTTCGACAACCGGCGCGGCGTCACCCTCGCCCTTGAGCACCTGCGCGACCTCGGCCACCGGCGCATCGCCGTGCTCACCCCCACCCGGGCCAGCACCCCCGACCGGCCCGCCGACGTCCACGTCACCGCCGAGGCCGAGCGCCTCGGGCTCGACATCGAAGTCTCCACCGCCCCCCACGGGATGACCGCCGCCACCGAGGCCGCCCGCGGCATCCTGCTCGGCAGGAAACCGAGCGCCGTCTTCTGCTTCGCCGACTCCATCGCCTACGGGGTCTATGCGGCGGCGCAGGAGCTCGGGCTGTCGATCCCCCGCGACGTGTCCGTCATGGGCTACGACGACCACCCCATGTCGGGGCTGCTCACGCCGGGGCTGACCACGGTCGACTGGGACATCGACGGGATCGTCCGCGCCGCCGTCCGCCTCACGGCCGCCGCGGCCGACGGCGCGACCCGCCGCCGCCGCGTCGTCCAGTCCCCGACCCTCCGTCCCCGGGCCTCCACCGCCCTCCGCCCCTGA
- a CDS encoding amidohydrolase family protein — protein MSGGIDVHQHLWTGAFVAALRARTAPPRLDGWTLILDGEPPYEVNPADHERRDTTGLDLALVSLSSPLGIEFLPPEECWPLLDAHHEGALGLGEPFGVWAATCHSEPDPDRLAADLDRGCAGLQIPATAVPDDRLLEVLTGRDLPLFVHPGPARVPGGAPPWWPAVVPYVQQMHQAWHHFQAVVRPRHPRLRVCFALLAGLAPLHSERLLARGGSGRGLVDPGAFVETSSYGPRAIDAIVRELGIDVVVNGSDAPYATAPDPGLGAAAAHAIRVTNPRRLLGGRPGAAVPPSREETRT, from the coding sequence GTGAGCGGCGGGATCGACGTCCATCAGCATCTGTGGACGGGCGCGTTCGTGGCGGCGTTGCGGGCGCGCACGGCACCGCCCCGGCTCGACGGCTGGACGCTGATCCTCGACGGCGAGCCCCCCTACGAGGTGAACCCGGCCGACCACGAGCGCCGCGACACCACCGGACTGGACCTGGCGCTGGTGTCGCTGTCGAGCCCGCTCGGCATCGAGTTCCTGCCGCCGGAGGAGTGCTGGCCGCTGCTCGACGCCCACCACGAGGGGGCGCTCGGGCTCGGTGAGCCGTTCGGGGTGTGGGCGGCCACCTGCCACAGCGAGCCCGACCCCGACCGGCTGGCGGCCGACCTCGACCGCGGCTGCGCCGGGCTGCAGATCCCGGCGACCGCCGTGCCCGACGACCGGCTGCTCGAGGTGCTGACCGGCCGCGACCTGCCGCTGTTCGTGCACCCCGGCCCCGCGCGCGTCCCCGGGGGCGCGCCGCCGTGGTGGCCGGCGGTGGTCCCGTACGTGCAGCAGATGCACCAGGCGTGGCACCACTTCCAGGCCGTCGTCCGGCCCCGGCACCCGCGGCTGCGCGTGTGCTTCGCGCTGCTCGCCGGCCTCGCGCCGCTGCACTCGGAGCGGCTGCTGGCCAGGGGCGGCTCCGGCCGCGGCCTGGTCGACCCCGGCGCGTTCGTCGAGACCTCCTCCTACGGCCCGCGCGCGATCGACGCGATCGTCAGGGAGCTGGGGATCGACGTCGTCGTCAACGGCTCCGACGCCCCCTACGCCACCGCGCCCGACCCCGGCCTCGGCGCCGCCGCCGCCCACGCCATCCGCGTCACCAATCCCCGCCGCCTGCTGGGCGGCCGCCCCGGGGCGGCCGTTCCACCGTCCAGAGAGGAGACACGTACGTGA
- a CDS encoding cysteine dioxygenase → MSTDQIQQDGGTCHALPERTLDRRELRDLVDRLAAAPQEWEELVDFPEDGGRHYASLHRDAYVDVWVLCWRPEDDTGWHDHDISSGAVRVVRGALRECNPRIGGEHLETVVTEGQSFSFGPDHIHRLTGAVERSVSIHAYSPPLWRLGQYSIDGTGVMRRVSVSYADELRPLDDAEVA, encoded by the coding sequence GTGAGCACCGACCAGATCCAGCAGGACGGGGGGACCTGCCACGCCCTCCCCGAGCGCACGCTCGACCGGCGCGAGCTGCGCGACCTGGTGGACCGGCTGGCCGCCGCCCCGCAGGAGTGGGAGGAGCTGGTGGACTTCCCGGAGGACGGCGGGCGGCACTACGCCTCGCTGCACCGCGACGCGTACGTGGACGTGTGGGTCCTGTGCTGGCGTCCCGAGGACGACACCGGCTGGCACGACCACGACATCTCCTCGGGCGCGGTGCGGGTGGTGCGGGGCGCGCTGCGCGAGTGCAACCCGCGCATCGGCGGCGAGCACCTGGAGACGGTGGTCACGGAGGGGCAGTCGTTCTCGTTCGGGCCCGACCACATCCACCGGCTGACCGGGGCGGTGGAGCGCAGCGTCTCCATCCACGCCTACTCGCCGCCGCTCTGGCGGCTCGGGCAGTACTCGATCGACGGCACCGGCGTGATGCGGCGGGTGTCCGTGAGCTACGCCGACGAGCTGCGGCCCCTGGACGACGCCGAGGTGGCCTGA
- a CDS encoding CynX/NimT family MFS transporter translates to MSLRSVVLVAGFVLAALNLRPAIAGVSPLLDEIMGDVGLSPAGGGAITTVMVVCLGVFGPVAPLLARRIGLDRTLLAGLLVIACGVALRGLDGAPVLYLGSALAATAIAVMNVSMPGVVKQHFPSRINVMTGVYVSAVVAGAAVASAVVIPVERLTGFGWRGVTALLAVPALLAALLWLPQALRGRPARSDGPRPYGTVLRSRVTWYVTALMGLQSLTFYVVLAWLPTIFMERGVPAEQAGYLLSLTNLVQVAASLAVPVLAGRRASQVPYVVGAGVLTVLGYLGVLLAPTTLPWLWMIVLGLGQGASFALVLLIIALRPADPAAVTALSAVAQSVGYVVAALGPLLFGYLRELSGGWSVPLTVALGVLAAQIVAGWLAGRPATLGPGRP, encoded by the coding sequence ATGTCGTTGCGATCTGTGGTGCTCGTGGCCGGGTTCGTGCTGGCCGCGCTCAACCTGCGCCCGGCCATCGCGGGCGTCTCCCCTCTCCTCGACGAGATCATGGGGGACGTGGGCCTCTCGCCGGCGGGCGGCGGCGCGATCACCACCGTGATGGTGGTCTGCCTGGGCGTGTTCGGCCCGGTCGCGCCCCTGCTGGCGCGGCGGATCGGGCTCGACCGCACGCTGCTGGCCGGGCTGCTCGTGATCGCCTGCGGCGTGGCGCTGCGCGGCCTCGACGGGGCGCCGGTGCTCTACCTCGGCTCGGCGCTGGCCGCCACCGCGATCGCCGTCATGAACGTCTCCATGCCCGGCGTCGTCAAGCAGCACTTCCCGTCCCGGATCAACGTGATGACCGGCGTCTACGTCTCCGCCGTCGTGGCCGGCGCGGCCGTCGCCTCGGCCGTGGTGATCCCGGTCGAGCGGCTCACCGGGTTCGGCTGGCGCGGGGTGACGGCGCTGCTGGCCGTGCCCGCCCTGCTGGCGGCGCTGCTCTGGCTGCCGCAGGCGCTCCGCGGCAGGCCCGCCCGGTCGGACGGCCCGCGCCCCTACGGCACGGTGCTGCGCAGCCGCGTCACCTGGTACGTCACCGCGCTCATGGGGCTGCAGTCCCTCACCTTCTACGTCGTCCTGGCCTGGCTGCCGACGATCTTCATGGAGCGGGGCGTGCCCGCCGAGCAGGCCGGCTACCTGCTCAGCCTGACGAACCTGGTGCAGGTCGCCGCCTCGCTCGCGGTCCCGGTGCTGGCCGGGCGGCGGGCCTCGCAGGTGCCGTACGTGGTGGGCGCGGGCGTGCTGACCGTGCTCGGCTACCTCGGCGTGCTGCTGGCCCCGACGACCCTCCCGTGGCTGTGGATGATCGTCCTCGGGCTCGGGCAGGGCGCGTCGTTCGCGCTGGTGCTGCTCATCATCGCGCTGCGCCCGGCGGACCCGGCCGCGGTGACGGCGCTGTCGGCCGTGGCCCAGTCGGTCGGCTACGTGGTCGCCGCCCTCGGCCCGCTGCTCTTCGGCTACCTGCGCGAGCTGTCCGGCGGCTGGAGCGTGCCGCTGACGGTGGCGCTGGGGGTGCTGGCGGCGCAGATCGTGGCCGGCTGGTTGGCCGGCCGCCCTGCTACGTTAGGGCCGGGCCGGCCTTGA
- a CDS encoding LacI family DNA-binding transcriptional regulator, with the protein MRPTMKDVATAAGVALKTVSRVVNGEPGVHPATAERVRAAIGRLGYSRNESARVLRRGRTATIGLVIGDVADPFYASLGRAVEDVAIAHDCLLLSGSSGEEPGRERELVETFCARRVDGLIVVPAGADHGWLRPELEAGTKAVFADRPPGAGLDADTVLADNAGGAEAAVRHLLGQGHERVAFVGDAPAIHTAAERHRGYRDALGGRYDPRLVAMRPPAEEAMRADLARMFALDRPPTAIFTGNGRCTVTALRALAGRKVALVGFDDFELADLLRPGVTVVAQDPARMGRVAAELLFRRLGGDEGPPEHVRLPVRLIPRGSGELPP; encoded by the coding sequence GTGAGACCGACGATGAAGGACGTCGCGACGGCGGCGGGCGTGGCGCTGAAGACCGTCTCGCGGGTGGTCAACGGCGAGCCCGGCGTCCATCCCGCGACGGCCGAGCGGGTCCGCGCGGCCATCGGCCGGCTGGGCTACAGCCGCAACGAGAGCGCCCGGGTGCTGCGCAGGGGCAGGACCGCCACGATCGGGCTGGTCATCGGGGACGTCGCCGACCCGTTCTACGCGAGCCTCGGCCGGGCCGTCGAGGACGTCGCGATCGCGCACGACTGCCTGCTGCTCAGCGGCTCGTCCGGGGAGGAGCCCGGGCGCGAGCGGGAGCTGGTCGAGACGTTCTGCGCCCGGCGGGTGGACGGGCTGATCGTCGTGCCGGCCGGGGCCGACCACGGCTGGCTGCGGCCCGAGCTGGAGGCGGGCACGAAGGCGGTCTTCGCCGACCGGCCGCCCGGCGCGGGGCTCGACGCCGACACCGTGCTCGCCGACAACGCGGGCGGGGCGGAGGCGGCCGTACGCCACCTGCTCGGGCAGGGCCACGAGCGCGTCGCCTTCGTCGGGGACGCCCCGGCCATCCACACCGCCGCCGAGCGCCACCGCGGCTACCGGGACGCGCTGGGCGGCCGGTACGACCCCCGCCTCGTCGCGATGCGGCCACCGGCCGAGGAGGCGATGCGGGCGGACCTGGCGCGCATGTTCGCCCTGGACCGGCCGCCCACCGCGATCTTCACCGGCAACGGCCGCTGCACGGTGACGGCGCTGCGGGCGCTCGCCGGGCGGAAGGTGGCGCTGGTGGGCTTCGACGACTTCGAGCTGGCCGACCTGCTGCGGCCCGGGGTGACGGTCGTCGCGCAGGACCCGGCCAGGATGGGGCGGGTGGCGGCCGAGCTGCTGTTCCGCCGCCTGGGCGGCGACGAGGGGCCGCCCGAGCACGTCCGGCTCCCGGTCCGCCTCATCCCGCGTGGCTCGGGCGAGCTTCCCCCGTGA
- a CDS encoding MFS transporter, with product MKGATFGEVFAVKEFRVLFGSFVLLIAGDVVKMLALSVLVYARTGSAGLSAAAYMAGWLPFILGGLFLLSLADRVAPRPLMIAGELVRAVTCLVLAYVGLPVWALLALVLATGLFSPVFFAARAAMLPEVLPGDAFVLGRSVLNVASAGAQIVGLAAGGAFLAVTGPSGALAVTAALSVVAAVVLRAGLPHRPARVAAEGGRMTAGWSGAVRETLRVNRRLVGDRRVRGLLLAQWLPCVCLAGAEAMVVPYLGGQGQAGIVLAAAAGGMAVSEFAVGRFARPELRERLSLPLAVLLGVPWLGFALAPGIAWASVLAALGAAGLAYQLGLQRRFVDVAPEETRGQAFGLQSAGLMTGQAVGAAAVGALGEAAGPGTAITIAGAGGILVALALAGVLRPPALTGEARPSHAG from the coding sequence GTGAAGGGCGCGACGTTCGGCGAGGTGTTCGCCGTCAAGGAGTTCCGGGTGCTGTTCGGCAGCTTCGTGCTGCTCATCGCCGGGGACGTGGTCAAGATGCTGGCGCTGTCCGTGCTGGTGTACGCGCGGACCGGGTCGGCGGGGCTGTCTGCGGCCGCGTACATGGCGGGGTGGCTGCCGTTCATCCTGGGCGGGCTGTTCCTGCTGTCGCTGGCCGATCGCGTGGCGCCGCGGCCGCTGATGATCGCCGGCGAGCTGGTGCGGGCGGTCACCTGCCTGGTGCTGGCGTACGTGGGGCTGCCGGTGTGGGCGCTGCTGGCGCTCGTGCTGGCCACCGGGCTGTTCTCGCCGGTGTTCTTCGCGGCGCGGGCGGCGATGCTGCCGGAGGTGCTGCCCGGCGACGCGTTCGTGCTGGGCAGGTCGGTGCTCAACGTGGCCTCGGCGGGCGCGCAGATCGTGGGCCTCGCGGCCGGGGGCGCCTTCCTGGCGGTCACCGGGCCGTCCGGGGCGCTGGCCGTCACGGCGGCCCTGTCCGTGGTGGCGGCGGTCGTGCTGCGCGCCGGCCTGCCGCACCGGCCCGCCAGGGTCGCCGCGGAGGGCGGGCGGATGACGGCCGGATGGAGCGGCGCCGTGCGCGAGACGCTGCGCGTGAACCGGCGGCTCGTCGGCGACCGGCGGGTACGCGGGCTGCTGCTCGCCCAATGGCTGCCGTGCGTGTGCCTGGCCGGGGCCGAGGCCATGGTCGTGCCCTACCTGGGCGGCCAGGGACAGGCCGGGATCGTGCTGGCGGCGGCCGCCGGCGGCATGGCGGTCAGCGAGTTCGCCGTGGGCCGCTTCGCCAGGCCGGAGCTGCGCGAGCGGCTGTCGCTGCCGCTCGCGGTGCTGCTCGGGGTGCCCTGGCTGGGCTTCGCGCTCGCGCCCGGCATCGCCTGGGCCTCGGTGCTGGCCGCACTGGGGGCGGCGGGGCTGGCGTACCAGCTCGGGCTGCAGCGGCGGTTCGTGGACGTGGCGCCCGAGGAGACGCGCGGGCAGGCGTTCGGGCTCCAGTCGGCGGGGCTCATGACGGGGCAGGCGGTGGGCGCGGCGGCCGTCGGCGCGCTCGGCGAGGCGGCCGGCCCCGGGACGGCCATCACGATCGCGGGCGCCGGCGGCATCCTGGTGGCGCTGGCCCTGGCCGGCGTCCTGCGCCCGCCGGCGCTCACGGGGGAAGCTCGCCCGAGCCACGCGGGATGA
- a CDS encoding helix-turn-helix domain-containing protein — protein sequence MPVRIEVTSQDLMASRFAISPLIETMHAQWLLAGRVPEGPHGEWVERWRGTYARLAGRHPTLRAAAAVSGNIGSANVDFIAPPPTAVDVAFEDELATVRATPVAQAHAEIERVLAHRPPVTGWVRELLLGPEVVELFAEAYEALWTGVLAHDWPRFHAALQRDVAYRAGRLAAYGWAAALDDLSPRVRWRRGGPTGGHIEVRMLSGRDERHRLGGRGLLFLPSAFMTSIATYLDESWPYALLYPARGLGAAPPRPDADLSLLIGRSRARILAELAEPATTTQLAALLGQSPGTTGEHIAALRRTGLIAGARVGRGVLYTRTPLGDALING from the coding sequence GTGCCTGTGCGCATCGAGGTGACCTCGCAGGACCTGATGGCGAGCAGGTTCGCGATCTCCCCGCTGATCGAGACCATGCACGCCCAGTGGCTGCTGGCCGGGCGCGTCCCGGAGGGCCCGCACGGGGAGTGGGTGGAGCGGTGGCGGGGCACGTACGCGCGGCTCGCCGGCCGCCACCCGACGCTGCGGGCCGCCGCCGCGGTCAGCGGCAACATCGGGTCGGCGAACGTCGACTTCATCGCCCCTCCCCCGACCGCCGTGGACGTCGCCTTCGAGGACGAGCTGGCCACCGTGCGCGCCACGCCGGTCGCGCAGGCGCACGCCGAGATCGAGCGGGTGCTGGCCCATCGTCCGCCGGTCACCGGCTGGGTGCGGGAGCTGCTGCTCGGCCCGGAGGTCGTGGAGCTGTTCGCGGAGGCGTACGAGGCCCTGTGGACGGGCGTGCTCGCCCACGACTGGCCGCGCTTCCACGCCGCCCTGCAGCGGGACGTGGCCTACCGGGCGGGCCGGCTGGCCGCCTACGGCTGGGCGGCGGCCCTGGACGACCTCAGCCCCCGGGTCCGCTGGCGCCGGGGCGGCCCCACCGGCGGGCACATCGAGGTGCGGATGCTCTCCGGGCGGGACGAACGGCACCGCCTCGGGGGCAGGGGCCTGCTGTTCCTGCCGTCGGCGTTCATGACGTCCATCGCCACGTACCTGGACGAGTCGTGGCCGTACGCGCTGCTCTATCCGGCGCGGGGGCTCGGCGCGGCGCCGCCCCGGCCCGACGCGGACCTGTCGCTGCTGATCGGCCGCAGCCGCGCCCGCATCCTCGCCGAGCTTGCCGAGCCCGCGACGACCACGCAGCTCGCCGCGCTGCTGGGCCAGAGCCCCGGCACGACGGGCGAGCACATCGCGGCCCTGCGCCGCACCGGCCTGATCGCGGGCGCCCGGGTGGGCCGCGGCGTCCTCTACACCCGCACGCCACTCGGCGATGCCCTGATCAACGGCTAG